One genomic window of Cricetulus griseus strain 17A/GY chromosome 3, alternate assembly CriGri-PICRH-1.0, whole genome shotgun sequence includes the following:
- the LOC100763823 gene encoding olfactory receptor 13A1, giving the protein MAMNNYTSVVEFVLQGFSGDPGFQAFFLAFFFLFYILALAGNTLIIMAISLNPSLHTPMYFFLANLALLDIVCTSTVLPKLLEGLVGKGSHISYKGCMTQLFFLTWFLGAELLLLTAMAYDRYVAICRPLHYSMLMSRPICVLLAGSVWLISAVSTSVHTGLMAQLDFCGPNKIRHFLCEIPTLLLLSCSPTTLNNIMIVIADVYFGVVNFLLTMVSYSFIIASILRIRSAEGKRRAFSTCSAHLVVVTLYYSTVIYTYVQPGSGSSLENGKVVALLYTAVSPTLNPLIYSLRNKDVKVALRKVFPCVC; this is encoded by the coding sequence ATGGCAATGAACAACTACACGTCTGTGGTAGAGTTTGTCCTGCAGGGATTCTCTGGGGATCCTGGGTTCCAGGCTTTCTTCTTagccttcttcttccttttttatatcCTGGCTCTTGCAGGAAACACCCTCATCATCATGGCCATCAGCCTGAACCCAAGTCTCcacacccccatgtacttcttccttgcAAACCTGGCCCTGTTGGACATTGTGTGCACATCCACAGTTCTTCCCAAGCTGTTGGAGGGTCTGGTGGGTAAGGGCAGCCACATCTCTTATAAGGGATGCATGACCCAGCTTTTCTTCCTAACCTGGTTTCTGGGGGCTGAGCTGCTGCTGCTCActgccatggcctatgaccgctatgtggccatctgccgCCCACTGCACTACAGCATGCTGATGAGTCGACCCATCTGTGTCCTACTCGCAGGCAGTGTGTGGCTCATCAGTGCAGTCAGCACGTCTGTGCACACTGGCCTAATGGCGCAGCTCGATTTCTGTGGCCCCAACAAAATTCGTCACTTCTTATGTGAAATCCCaacactgctgctgctgtcttgCAGCCCAACTACACTCAACAACATCATGATTGTCATTGCAGATGTTTATTTTGGTGTGGTCAACTTCCTATTGACCATGGTATCCTACAGTTTCATCATTGCCAGCATCCTGCGCATCCGCTCTGCTGAGGGCAAGAGGCGTGCCTTCTCCACCTGCTCTGCCCACCTGGTGGTGGTCACCCTGTATTACTCAACCGTCATCTATACCTATGTGCAGCCTGGCTCTGGGTCCTCCTTGGAAAATGGCAAGGTGGTTGCCTTATTGTACACAGCAGTCAGTCCTACCCTGAACCCCCTCATTTACTCTCTGAGGAATAAAGATGTCAAAGTGGCTCTCAGGAAGGTGTTTCCATGTGTCTGTTGA